One Sneathiella sp. P13V-1 genomic region harbors:
- the trxB gene encoding thioredoxin-disulfide reductase has translation MAETFTTSTLIIGSGPAGCTAAIYAARASLKPIMVHGIQPGGQLTITTEVENYPGFADPIQGPWLMEQMEAQARNVGTEIHNDVITDLDTSKRPFVVTADSGNTYVADTVIISTGASAKWLGLPSEQEFMGFGVSACATCDGFFYRGKEVMVVGGGNTAVEEALYLTNHADKVTIIHRRDSFRAEKILVNRLMKNPKIEVIWDTVLDEIVGEHPAGVTAGRVRNVKTDEVRDIPVHGVFIAIGHSPNTDLFKGKIDMDDESYIVTAPDSTATNVEGVFACGDVQDKTYRQAVTAAGTGCMAALEAERFIAEQEDAASSVAAE, from the coding sequence ATGGCTGAAACATTTACAACAAGCACCCTTATCATCGGTTCCGGTCCGGCTGGATGTACCGCGGCAATTTACGCGGCTCGTGCCTCCTTAAAACCGATCATGGTGCATGGAATTCAGCCAGGTGGTCAGCTTACCATCACCACAGAAGTCGAAAACTACCCGGGCTTCGCAGATCCTATTCAGGGTCCCTGGTTGATGGAGCAAATGGAAGCTCAGGCCAGAAATGTTGGCACAGAAATCCACAATGATGTGATTACCGATTTAGACACTTCAAAGCGCCCGTTCGTCGTAACCGCTGATTCCGGCAACACATACGTGGCTGATACGGTGATTATTTCAACAGGTGCCTCCGCAAAATGGTTGGGATTACCGTCCGAGCAGGAATTCATGGGCTTTGGTGTTTCTGCCTGCGCCACATGCGATGGATTCTTCTACCGCGGAAAAGAGGTCATGGTTGTGGGCGGTGGCAATACGGCCGTTGAGGAAGCGCTGTATCTCACAAACCACGCCGACAAGGTGACCATCATTCATCGCCGTGACAGCTTCCGTGCGGAAAAAATTCTGGTGAACCGTCTGATGAAGAATCCTAAAATCGAAGTGATTTGGGATACGGTTCTGGATGAGATTGTTGGTGAACATCCTGCAGGTGTGACCGCCGGGCGTGTCCGCAACGTCAAAACAGATGAAGTTCGTGACATTCCGGTTCACGGTGTTTTCATTGCAATCGGTCATTCCCCGAATACTGACCTGTTCAAGGGGAAAATCGATATGGACGACGAAAGCTATATCGTAACCGCACCTGATTCCACAGCCACCAATGTGGAAGGCGTGTTCGCATGCGGTGATGTTCAAGATAAAACTTACCGGCAGGCGGTAACCGCTGCAGGTACTGGCTGTATGGCGGCACTGGAGGCTGAACGCTTCATTGCGGAACAGGAAGATGCGGCATCTTCCGTCGCTGCGGAATAG
- a CDS encoding LysR family transcriptional regulator, whose amino-acid sequence MDWDKLRIFHAVAEAGSFTHAGETLHLSQSAVSRQISALEDSLNLSLFHRHARGLLLTEQGELLYRTAHEIFAKLAMTEAILADSKEKPSGEIKVTSTVGLGSNWLTPRIREFIELYPDIRVNLILADRELDLGMREADVAIRLRSPVQPDLIQRKLATVRHHLYASTEYIEKYGTPRSLEDLAKRNILIYGDEAPSNISNINWIIEKLHQMDPSITPVFKVNNVYGLLLAIQSGLGIGSLPDYITEGQKNIVRVMPELEGPEFDTYYVYPEELRKSKRVTIFRDFLIRKVAESSF is encoded by the coding sequence ATGGATTGGGATAAGTTACGTATATTCCATGCGGTGGCTGAGGCTGGAAGCTTCACACACGCAGGCGAGACGCTGCACTTAAGTCAATCTGCGGTTAGCAGACAAATCAGTGCGTTAGAAGACAGTCTCAACCTTTCTCTATTTCACCGACACGCCCGCGGATTGCTCCTCACAGAGCAGGGCGAACTCCTCTACCGCACGGCCCATGAGATTTTCGCCAAGCTCGCCATGACGGAAGCAATACTTGCGGATAGTAAGGAAAAACCATCAGGTGAGATCAAGGTTACTTCCACTGTTGGTCTTGGATCAAATTGGCTCACCCCCCGTATTCGTGAGTTCATTGAACTTTACCCTGATATTCGGGTGAACCTGATTTTGGCTGACCGGGAATTGGATCTTGGAATGCGGGAAGCAGACGTTGCTATTCGTCTACGCTCCCCCGTTCAACCAGATCTGATCCAACGAAAATTGGCAACAGTTCGGCATCATCTCTACGCTTCCACCGAATATATCGAGAAATATGGCACCCCCAGATCATTGGAAGATTTGGCAAAAAGGAACATTCTCATTTATGGAGATGAAGCGCCTTCAAATATCTCCAATATTAATTGGATCATTGAAAAACTTCATCAAATGGACCCTTCGATCACCCCTGTATTCAAGGTGAATAATGTGTATGGTCTTTTGCTGGCCATCCAAAGCGGTCTGGGGATTGGCAGTCTACCCGATTACATTACAGAAGGTCAGAAAAACATCGTGCGTGTCATGCCAGAGCTCGAGGGACCTGAATTTGATACCTATTACGTTTACCCGGAGGAATTACGGAAATCCAAGCGTGTCACAATTTTCAGGGATTTCCTTATTCGAAAAGTAGCGGAGTCTAGTTTTTAG
- the msrP gene encoding protein-methionine-sulfoxide reductase catalytic subunit MsrP, which translates to MLIKIKKSWELKESEVLSETTYANRRQILKALGLGGIAASTISSMGSRAFAAAEADPSASLYPVPRNESYVGGRPLTPEKIATTYNNFYEFGSHKSISEAAQALKIRPWTVKIDGEVEQEMEIGVDDLLAKMQLEERIYRHRCVEAWSMVVPWSGFALKDLVAFAKPTSKAKYLIMQTFEDKTVAPGQKQFWYPWPYTEGLTIEEATNDLAFMVTGLYGKPLPKQSGAPLRLAVPWKYGFKHIKSIVRFSFTEERPVSFWEKLNASEYGFWANVNPEVRHPRWSQATERDLRTEERIPTQMYNGYAEEVAHLYKELGKRERLFM; encoded by the coding sequence ATGCTCATCAAGATTAAAAAAAGCTGGGAACTGAAAGAATCTGAAGTTCTGTCAGAAACGACGTATGCGAACCGCCGACAGATACTAAAAGCGTTAGGTCTTGGCGGGATTGCGGCATCTACGATTTCATCAATGGGAAGTCGCGCCTTCGCAGCTGCTGAGGCGGATCCTTCTGCGTCACTTTATCCCGTACCACGCAATGAATCTTACGTTGGAGGCCGCCCCCTAACACCTGAGAAAATTGCAACCACCTATAACAATTTCTATGAATTTGGATCTCACAAAAGCATTTCCGAAGCGGCGCAGGCGCTGAAAATCCGCCCTTGGACGGTCAAAATAGATGGCGAAGTCGAGCAGGAAATGGAAATTGGCGTCGATGACCTGTTGGCCAAGATGCAACTGGAAGAGCGGATTTACCGTCATCGATGCGTTGAAGCCTGGTCCATGGTCGTTCCCTGGAGTGGCTTTGCGTTAAAAGATCTGGTGGCGTTTGCCAAGCCAACCTCAAAAGCTAAATATCTGATTATGCAGACCTTTGAAGACAAAACTGTTGCGCCGGGTCAAAAGCAGTTCTGGTATCCATGGCCTTACACTGAGGGCCTCACAATTGAAGAGGCAACCAATGATCTGGCCTTTATGGTAACCGGACTTTATGGCAAGCCACTCCCCAAGCAAAGTGGTGCGCCGTTAAGGCTGGCCGTTCCTTGGAAGTATGGTTTCAAACATATCAAATCTATTGTCCGTTTCAGTTTTACTGAAGAACGCCCGGTCAGTTTCTGGGAAAAACTGAACGCGTCTGAATATGGTTTCTGGGCAAATGTGAACCCGGAAGTACGCCATCCACGCTGGTCACAAGCGACAGAGCGTGATCTTCGCACGGAAGAGCGCATTCCGACCCAGATGTATAATGGCTACGCCGAAGAGGTTGCGCACCTCTACAAAGAACTTGGTAAGAGAGAACGTCTCTTTATGTAA
- a CDS encoding elongation factor G: MSTHQLKGPRNIALIGPYSSGKTTLLESILHICGEIDRKGTVEAGTSVGDHSAEARSRKMSVEVNSAHFSFMDEEFSVLDCPGSIEFLQETRSMISGVDAAILVCEPDPTRNITLLPFIKTLEDHHIPTFFFVNKIDRARGSVYDLFQALEEVSHRDLVLRQMPIVTDGTVTGYVDLASERTYVYKEGRPSQIIDMPADMAEQEGTSRFTMLETLADYDDHLMEELLEDISPEKEEIYDLLQKDLKDGSVLPVFVGSALNGFGVRRLLKALRHEVPDNDETIKARKIAAAANANIAQVLKTYISPQAGKLSLCRVWSGEFHDGDHLQKGRIGGIFRLQGGKSEKLKSAKAGEIVAFGRLDDLHTGEYLTDNGVTLNGVDKPLTPVFDMSLHVDKQEEEVKLTAALNKLTEEDPSLVAEHRQTTQELVLKGQGAIHLRVALDKLDSKYGLKVHSEIPKVAYHEAIRKGTTQHSRYKKQSGGHGQFGDVKIEIAPLPRGSGFAFQDTIVGGSVPRQFIPAVEHGVKDYLVKGPLGFPVVDISVTLVDGQHHSVDSSENAFRSAARLAMSEGMVNCSPVLLEPIVKVEVVMPSEFTSRVNSLVSARRGQILGFEGREGWPGWDTLNVLLPESEIRDMITELRSATQGVGTFSYEFDHLQELTGQEADKIVQQQKGE, translated from the coding sequence ATGTCTACTCATCAATTGAAGGGGCCCCGCAACATTGCGCTTATCGGGCCGTATTCCAGCGGTAAGACCACGCTACTTGAATCCATTTTACATATCTGCGGGGAAATTGACCGCAAAGGAACAGTTGAAGCTGGGACCTCTGTTGGGGATCATAGCGCTGAAGCGAGAAGCCGAAAAATGAGCGTTGAGGTCAACTCCGCTCATTTTTCATTTATGGATGAAGAGTTTTCTGTTCTGGATTGTCCAGGATCGATCGAGTTCCTGCAGGAAACAAGAAGTATGATATCCGGTGTAGATGCTGCGATTCTCGTATGTGAGCCGGATCCAACAAGAAATATAACACTGCTTCCCTTTATTAAAACTCTTGAAGACCACCATATCCCCACTTTCTTTTTTGTGAACAAGATCGATCGGGCGCGGGGATCCGTTTACGATTTATTTCAAGCGCTGGAAGAAGTCTCTCATCGGGACCTTGTTTTGCGGCAAATGCCGATCGTGACGGACGGAACAGTGACAGGATATGTGGACCTCGCGTCAGAGAGAACCTATGTCTATAAAGAAGGTCGCCCCTCCCAGATCATTGATATGCCTGCAGATATGGCGGAGCAGGAAGGGACCTCCAGATTTACAATGCTGGAAACTCTTGCAGATTATGATGATCATTTAATGGAAGAGCTTCTAGAAGACATTAGTCCGGAAAAAGAGGAAATTTACGACCTCCTTCAAAAAGACTTGAAGGATGGGAGTGTTCTCCCCGTATTTGTCGGATCTGCCTTAAATGGATTTGGCGTCAGACGCTTGCTGAAAGCGCTACGGCATGAGGTGCCGGACAATGACGAAACCATCAAGGCACGAAAAATAGCTGCGGCGGCGAATGCCAATATTGCGCAGGTTCTAAAAACCTATATTTCGCCGCAAGCAGGGAAATTGTCACTGTGCCGTGTCTGGTCTGGCGAATTTCATGATGGGGACCATCTGCAGAAGGGTAGAATAGGTGGCATCTTCAGATTGCAGGGCGGCAAAAGTGAAAAATTAAAATCTGCGAAGGCAGGGGAGATTGTCGCTTTTGGACGGTTGGATGATCTCCATACAGGAGAATATCTCACAGACAATGGTGTGACATTAAATGGTGTGGATAAGCCGCTTACACCCGTGTTCGACATGTCATTACATGTGGATAAACAGGAAGAAGAGGTGAAGCTAACGGCTGCGCTTAACAAACTCACTGAAGAGGATCCATCCCTGGTGGCAGAACATCGACAAACAACGCAAGAGCTTGTTTTAAAAGGGCAAGGAGCTATTCATCTTCGTGTGGCGCTGGATAAATTAGACAGCAAATATGGATTAAAGGTTCATTCTGAAATTCCAAAAGTTGCCTATCACGAGGCAATCCGAAAAGGGACAACGCAGCATTCCCGCTATAAAAAGCAAAGTGGTGGCCATGGTCAGTTCGGAGATGTGAAAATCGAAATCGCCCCCCTTCCCAGAGGATCGGGATTTGCATTTCAGGATACAATCGTTGGCGGATCTGTGCCACGGCAGTTCATTCCAGCGGTAGAGCATGGGGTAAAGGATTATCTTGTAAAAGGGCCATTAGGGTTTCCAGTGGTGGATATAAGTGTGACACTGGTAGATGGACAGCATCATTCGGTTGATAGTTCGGAGAATGCCTTTAGATCGGCGGCTCGCCTTGCGATGAGCGAAGGGATGGTGAACTGTTCGCCCGTTTTGCTTGAGCCCATTGTTAAAGTGGAGGTGGTGATGCCGTCCGAATTTACCTCACGTGTGAACAGTCTTGTAAGTGCGAGGAGAGGTCAAATTCTCGGGTTCGAAGGTCGCGAAGGGTGGCCCGGATGGGATACGCTCAATGTATTGCTGCCAGAGAGTGAAATTCGCGACATGATCACTGAGCTTAGGTCCGCCACGCAAGGGGTTGGTACCTTTAGTTACGAGTTTGACCACCTTCAGGAACTTACCGGGCAGGAGGCTGATAAGATCGTTCAACAACAAAAAGGTGAATGA
- a CDS encoding pyridoxal phosphate-dependent aminotransferase: protein MSIIAESLGRIKPSPTIAVTTKAAELRAAGRDVIGLGAGEPDFDTPDNIKAAAKTAIDEGKTKYTAVDGIPELKKAICAKFKRDNNLDYEPSQVSVSGGGKQVIYNALVASVNPGDEVLIPTPYWVSYPDMVLLAGGEPVFVPTTAENGFKMKAEDLEAAITPKTKWLIFNSPSNPSGAGYTAEELKVLTDVLLKHPHVWIMTDDMYEHLVYDDFKFATPAEVEPKLYDRTLTMNGVSKAYAMTGWRIGYAAGPQELIKAMAKVQSQSTSNPCSISQWASVEALNGPQEFLADWAKVFEERRDMVVDMLNAAEGIFCPKPDGAFYVYPSIDGCIGKKAPSGKVIENDLDFVSELLEAEGVAVVHGDAFGLSPNFRASYATSTEALTEACTRIQKFCASLTE, encoded by the coding sequence ATGTCTATCATCGCGGAAAGTTTGGGCCGAATTAAGCCTTCACCGACCATTGCTGTGACTACAAAAGCAGCCGAGTTGCGGGCAGCTGGCCGAGACGTTATTGGTCTTGGTGCAGGTGAGCCTGATTTTGATACTCCAGATAACATTAAGGCAGCCGCGAAGACGGCGATTGATGAGGGCAAAACCAAGTACACGGCAGTGGACGGTATTCCTGAGCTGAAAAAAGCGATCTGCGCCAAATTCAAGCGTGACAATAATCTGGATTATGAACCTTCGCAGGTATCCGTATCCGGTGGTGGTAAGCAGGTGATTTATAATGCACTTGTTGCCTCCGTAAACCCAGGTGACGAAGTTCTGATCCCAACACCTTACTGGGTGTCTTATCCGGACATGGTGCTTTTGGCTGGCGGTGAGCCTGTATTCGTTCCAACAACTGCTGAGAACGGCTTTAAAATGAAAGCCGAAGATCTGGAAGCGGCGATCACACCTAAAACAAAATGGTTGATCTTCAATTCCCCATCCAACCCATCAGGTGCGGGCTACACAGCGGAAGAGCTGAAAGTTCTGACAGATGTATTGTTGAAGCATCCGCATGTTTGGATCATGACAGACGATATGTATGAGCATCTTGTCTATGATGACTTCAAATTTGCAACACCGGCTGAAGTAGAGCCTAAACTTTATGATCGCACACTCACTATGAACGGTGTGTCTAAAGCCTATGCGATGACAGGTTGGCGTATCGGTTACGCAGCTGGTCCGCAAGAGCTGATTAAAGCCATGGCGAAAGTGCAATCTCAAAGCACATCAAACCCATGTTCCATCAGTCAATGGGCATCCGTAGAAGCGTTGAACGGTCCACAGGAGTTTCTGGCAGACTGGGCAAAGGTCTTTGAAGAACGCCGCGACATGGTTGTTGATATGCTGAACGCTGCTGAAGGCATCTTCTGTCCAAAGCCTGACGGAGCATTTTACGTTTATCCATCTATTGATGGCTGCATTGGTAAAAAAGCACCTTCCGGGAAAGTGATTGAGAACGATCTGGATTTTGTGAGCGAACTTCTGGAAGCAGAAGGCGTTGCCGTCGTTCACGGTGATGCATTTGGTCTCTCACCAAACTTCCGTGCATCTTATGCGACATCAACAGAAGCACTGACAGAAGCCTGTACACGTATTCAGAAATTCTGTGCGAGCCTCACTGAATAA
- a CDS encoding transcriptional regulator GcvA produces MKLPPLNSLRAFEAAARHLSFSKAAEELYVTPAAVSHQIKGLEEWLGIQLFRRLNRSVILTDVGQTYLKSVRDGLETLSDGTERILNREAGGALTVSTLPSFAARWLLPRLSRFREKYPDMDVRLSASDHLTDFAREDVDLVIRYGHGNYPDLHSELLLNEDSLFPVCSPALLKGARPLEKPEDLVHHTLLHDDMRVDWEMWLAAANVSGVDSKKGLTFNDSSMLLMAAMEGQGVALGRSTLAEQDLAAGRLVKLFDMELKGHHAYYIIFPPERINDPNIQVFREWLFEEAQINPGRFMSTPD; encoded by the coding sequence ATGAAGTTACCTCCTCTTAATTCATTACGTGCGTTTGAAGCCGCCGCTCGGCATTTGAGTTTTTCAAAAGCTGCGGAAGAACTTTATGTGACACCGGCTGCGGTGAGCCATCAGATCAAGGGGTTGGAGGAATGGCTAGGAATTCAGTTGTTCAGAAGGCTAAACAGATCAGTTATTTTAACGGACGTTGGGCAAACATATCTAAAGTCGGTCAGAGATGGTTTGGAGACGCTTTCCGATGGGACCGAGCGCATTCTTAATCGTGAAGCGGGAGGCGCGCTAACTGTCTCGACCTTGCCTTCATTTGCGGCACGCTGGTTGTTACCCCGTCTCAGCCGGTTTCGGGAAAAATACCCGGATATGGATGTTCGTCTGTCAGCATCAGATCATTTAACGGATTTTGCCAGAGAGGATGTGGATCTGGTTATTCGCTATGGTCACGGAAACTATCCTGACTTGCATTCAGAACTGCTTCTAAATGAAGACAGTTTGTTTCCTGTATGTAGCCCTGCGTTGTTGAAGGGCGCGCGACCGCTTGAAAAGCCTGAGGACCTGGTCCACCACACTTTGCTTCATGATGATATGCGGGTTGATTGGGAAATGTGGTTGGCGGCTGCGAATGTAAGCGGCGTCGATTCCAAGAAGGGGCTTACCTTTAATGATAGTTCCATGTTGCTGATGGCGGCAATGGAGGGGCAGGGCGTTGCGCTCGGCCGAAGCACGCTTGCCGAGCAGGATTTGGCTGCAGGCAGGTTGGTGAAGTTGTTTGATATGGAATTGAAGGGGCATCACGCCTATTACATCATCTTCCCGCCAGAGCGGATAAATGATCCAAATATTCAGGTTTTTCGTGAATGGTTGTTTGAGGAAGCCCAGATAAATCCGGGCCGTTTTATGTCGACACCAGACTGA
- a CDS encoding DUF1127 domain-containing protein: MAYKTLHTGHHGISNTTVPMTKRGIVNTLLNTLLVWQERSNMRRHLANLDERNLNDIGITYAEMSAEASKPFWQA, from the coding sequence ATGGCTTACAAAACTTTGCATACAGGACATCACGGCATTTCCAACACAACTGTGCCTATGACGAAACGTGGCATCGTGAACACGCTTCTGAATACACTTCTTGTTTGGCAAGAGCGTTCAAACATGCGCCGTCACTTGGCAAACTTGGATGAGCGTAACTTAAACGATATTGGCATAACTTATGCCGAAATGTCTGCGGAAGCCTCCAAACCTTTTTGGCAAGCTTAA